A stretch of Henckelia pumila isolate YLH828 chromosome 4, ASM3356847v2, whole genome shotgun sequence DNA encodes these proteins:
- the LOC140867103 gene encoding heat shock cognate 70 kDa protein-like, translating into MMLWPFKLVSHDDKPMIVLTYKGEEKQFTAEQISSMVLSKMKDIAEAFLCSEVKNVVITVPAYFNDSQRRATRDAGTICGLDVLCIIVEPTAAAIAYGLDKMSSWFTEKNVLIFDLGGGTFDVSLLTMVKSIFKVKSTAGDTHLGGEDFDDRMVNHFVEEIKRKHKRDISDNPRALRRLRIACERAKRILSFMAHTTIGIDSLYDGIDFNSKITRAKFEELNMDLFEECIGHVEKCLNDAKMDKNCIDDVVIVGGSTRIPKVQQLLQDFFNGKELCKSIHPDEAVAYGAAVQAAILTGRGNHEIQDLVLWDVTPLSLGICVNDDEMSVIVPRNTTIPTTKENEFSTHDDDQTSVKIKVYEGERPRTSDNLLLGTFVLSGIPPAPRGVPKVFVSFHIDADGILNVSAEDKTTGKKNSITISNVKGMLSKGEIERMLKEAERFKSEDDEYKMIFKAKNSLEDYLYRTRATVKTKKLASKLPAMDARKIEDELKSAIHWLEEHEVAEAELFASKRKELENILNPIIAKCRN; encoded by the coding sequence ATGATGCTTTGGCCATTCAAGCTCGTTTCTCATGATGATAAGCCCATGATTGTTCTTACCTATAAAGGTGAAGAGAAACAATTTACTGCTGAACAGATTTCTTCAATGGTCCTCAGCAAGATGAAGGATATTGCCGAAGCTTTTCTCTGTTCTGAAGTTAAAAATGTTGTTATTACTGTCCCAGCCTACTTCAATGATTCCCAGAGGCGGGCAACCAGGGATGCTGGAACCATTTGTGGGCTCGATGTCTTGTGTATAATTGTTGAACCAACTGCTGCGGCCATTGCCTATGGTCTTGACAAAATGTCTAGTTGGTTCACTGAAAAGAATGTGCTTATTTTCGACCTTGGTGGGGGCACTTTTGATGTATCTCTTCTGACGATGGTGAAGAGCATCTTTAAGGTTAAATCCACTGCCGGCGACACCCACCTTGGAGGAGAGGATTTTGACGACAGAATGGTGAACCATTTTGTTGAAGAAATCAAGAGGAAGCACAAAAGGGACATAAGCGACAATCCCCGAGCACTGAGAAGGTTGAGAATAGCTTGTGAGAGGGCAAAGAGGATTTTGTCTTTTATGGCACATACAACTATTGGAATTGATAGTTTGTATGATGGAATTGATTTCAACTCTAAAATAACACGTGCCAAATTTGAGGAGCTCAACATGGACTTGTTTGAGGAATGCATTGGCCATGTGGAGAAGTGCTTGAATGATGCCAAGATGGACAAGAACTGTATCGACGATGTGGTGATTGTTGGTGGATCCACTAGAATTCCAAAGGTGCAACAATTACTTCAAGATTTCTTTAATGGCAAGGAGTTGTGCAAAAGCATTCACCCGGATGAGGCCGTAGCTTACGGTGCAGCAGTTCAAGCGGCAATTTTGACTGGCCGAGGTAATCATGAGATTCAAGACCTGGTGTTATGGGATGTCACTCCCCTATCTCTTGGTATATGTGTTAATGATGATGAAATGAGTGTAATAGTACCCAGGAATACCACTATTCCTACTACGAAGGAAAACGAGTTTAGCACTCATGATGATGACCAGACTAGTGTAAAGATCAAAGTGTACGAGGGTGAAAGGCCTAGAACGAGTGACAACCTTTTGTTGGGTACCTTTGTCTTGTCTGGCATTCCTCCTGCTCCGAGGGGTGTCCCTAAAGTTTTTGTGAGCTTTCATATTGATGCTGATGGTATCTTGAATGTGTCAGCCGAAGATAAAACAACTGGTAAGAAAAATAGCATCACAATCAGCAATGTTAAAGGCATGTTGTCCAAAGGAGAAATCGAGAGAATGTTGAAGGAAGCTGAGAGATTTAAATCTGAAGATGATGAGTATAAAATGATATTCAAAGCGAAGAATTCTCTAGAAGACTACCTGTACCGCACCAGAGCAACTGTCAAAACCAAAAAACTTGCTTCTAAGTTACCAGCCATGGACGCCAGAAAAATAGAAGACGAGCTCAAATCTGCTATCCATTGGTTGGAGGAACATGAAGTTGCTGAAGCAGAATTGTTTGCGAGTAAAAGAAAGGAGCTGGAGAATATTTTGAATCCTATTATTGCAAAATGTAGAAATTAG